A genome region from Gloeocapsopsis sp. IPPAS B-1203 includes the following:
- a CDS encoding photosystem II reaction center X protein has protein sequence MTPSLMNFFYSLLAGLLIVVVPATVGLIFISQKDKVERS, from the coding sequence ATGACACCCTCTTTAATGAATTTCTTTTACAGTTTGCTTGCAGGACTGTTAATCGTTGTCGTTCCGGCAACTGTTGGGTTGATTTTTATTAGTCAAAAAGATAAGGTCGAGCGTTCATAA
- a CDS encoding Ycf66 family protein produces the protein MVNFGLNPASILGIFLAVAGAGLYFLRSVRPELSRDHDIFFAAVGLLCGFILLFQGWRLDPILQFGQLLLTGSAIFFAVESIRLRGVATEQAKRNTRIVDEERPVSPVYEYQAELDELEPLYEERPTINPRRRIQGTKETRPARTTDYEDQPRRSIDEYDDEPRRRYSNRGGNSERLAPAADKPTKRRRPSRPTSRPVEERSGDEWGYSKQSDSWEDAGSSSANRPSRSSRSSDSSWEDKDTSNTVPRSRKRRSSQDSRKRGTDAEATPTDYVDYKPIDPSDSNFDEP, from the coding sequence ATGGTTAACTTTGGACTTAACCCAGCGAGTATCCTGGGCATTTTCTTAGCTGTAGCTGGTGCAGGGTTATATTTCCTGCGTTCAGTACGTCCAGAGCTATCGCGAGATCATGACATCTTTTTTGCTGCTGTCGGGCTGCTGTGTGGCTTTATTTTGCTGTTTCAAGGCTGGCGGTTAGATCCCATTTTGCAATTCGGTCAGTTACTACTGACTGGTTCAGCAATCTTCTTTGCAGTTGAAAGTATTCGGCTACGGGGTGTTGCTACTGAGCAAGCAAAACGTAATACGCGAATTGTTGACGAAGAAAGACCAGTCAGTCCAGTTTATGAATATCAAGCAGAGTTAGACGAACTTGAACCACTTTATGAAGAGCGTCCGACTATTAATCCTAGAAGAAGAATTCAGGGAACGAAAGAAACACGTCCTGCAAGAACAACTGACTACGAAGATCAACCTCGACGTAGTATAGATGAATACGACGATGAACCTCGGCGTCGTTACTCGAATCGGGGAGGTAATTCAGAACGGTTAGCGCCAGCAGCAGATAAACCCACTAAGCGGCGTCGTCCTTCTCGCCCGACAAGTCGTCCAGTAGAAGAACGCTCAGGTGATGAATGGGGCTATTCTAAGCAATCAGATAGCTGGGAGGATGCTGGGAGTAGCAGTGCTAACAGACCGTCTCGTTCTTCAAGAAGTAGTGATTCTTCATGGGAAGATAAAGATACCTCTAATACAGTGCCTAGATCGAGAAAGCGACGTTCCTCACAAGATTCGAGAAAAAGAGGAACTGACGCCGAAGCAACACCAACAGACTATGTAGATTACAAACCCATTGATCCATCAGATAGCAACTTTGACGAACCTTAG
- a CDS encoding TolB family protein, with the protein MKKLLAKWWLQHWFLCLSLGLLVFVMACSPSDRLMSSPGSLNSRYTDEQPALSGNGRYVAFISNRDSSRNLFLYDLQEQVFLPIPRLQNRPDAIAQSPSISYTGRYIVCIVNDRGKPDLVLYDRVTQRPQILNQWYQGWVRNPSISPDGRYVVFESSLHGQWDIEVLDRGSNIELDIPDGVPVNE; encoded by the coding sequence GTGAAAAAACTTTTAGCGAAATGGTGGCTCCAGCATTGGTTTCTTTGTCTAAGCTTGGGGTTGTTGGTTTTTGTGATGGCTTGCAGTCCTAGCGATCGCTTAATGAGCAGTCCTGGCAGTCTAAACAGCCGTTATACTGACGAACAACCAGCATTAAGTGGCAATGGTCGCTACGTAGCATTTATCTCTAACCGCGATAGCAGTCGTAATCTCTTCTTATATGACTTGCAAGAGCAGGTGTTTCTGCCCATACCACGCTTACAAAATCGTCCAGACGCGATCGCTCAAAGCCCTAGCATTAGCTATACAGGACGCTACATAGTCTGTATTGTCAATGATCGCGGTAAACCAGACTTAGTCCTTTATGACCGCGTTACGCAACGCCCACAGATATTAAATCAGTGGTATCAAGGATGGGTTCGTAATCCTAGTATCAGTCCTGATGGTCGTTATGTCGTATTTGAAAGTAGCCTTCACGGTCAGTGGGATATTGAAGTGCTAGACCGAGGTTCTAACATTGAGTTAGATATTCCCGATGGTGTTCCCGTTAATGAGTAA
- a CDS encoding TolB family protein produces the protein MKRFIIFLAIVLTLTSILIVLGSYGSSARLLSFPSDSGGKSLNSPAAEMTPRVSGKYIVFSSDRLGRQDIYLFDRVSRSLVDLPGLNSFDAIASSPAVSENGQYIVFSSNRQGRSGIFLYDRDTRQLRNLTKNLQAEVRNPTISADGSRIAFESSINGQWDILVYDRSGQPINVSIPQ, from the coding sequence GTGAAACGCTTCATTATTTTCTTGGCAATAGTCTTAACGCTAACATCTATCTTAATAGTATTAGGTAGTTATGGAAGCTCCGCCCGTTTATTAAGCTTCCCCTCAGATTCAGGAGGAAAAAGTCTCAACAGCCCTGCTGCTGAAATGACTCCGCGTGTTTCTGGGAAATATATTGTGTTTAGTTCTGATCGCTTGGGGCGTCAAGATATCTACTTATTTGATAGGGTCAGCCGTAGCTTAGTTGACTTACCAGGACTAAATTCATTTGATGCGATCGCATCGAGTCCTGCAGTATCAGAAAATGGTCAGTATATTGTCTTTTCTAGCAATCGCCAAGGGAGATCTGGAATTTTTTTGTACGATCGAGACACAAGGCAATTACGGAACTTAACAAAGAACTTACAAGCTGAAGTTCGCAACCCTACAATTAGCGCTGATGGCAGTAGAATTGCTTTTGAATCAAGTATCAACGGACAATGGGATATTTTAGTATACGACCGCTCTGGACAACCAATTAATGTTTCGATTCCTCAGTAA
- a CDS encoding succinate dehydrogenase/fumarate reductase iron-sulfur subunit, protein MQVIFKVIRQKENSPVQAQTYHLEVEPSKTILDCLNQIKWEQDGSLAFRKNCRNTICGSCAMRINGRSALACKENVDSEVQRLQNTGVESPVPEIILAPLGNMPVIKDLVVDMSSFWNHLEAVEPYVSSSARKIPEREFLQTPQERSRLDQTGNCIMCGACYSECNAREINPDFVGPHALAKAYRMVADSRDTQTEARLENYNIGTQGVWGCTRCLYCNSVCPMDVAPLDQISKIKQEILADQEVPDSIPIRHRKGLIELVKQGGWINEPKFVFQVVGDYLRDLRGLLRIGPLGLRMLIRGKFPIHFEPSTGTEEVRSLIESVQRKKGEE, encoded by the coding sequence ATGCAAGTTATTTTTAAAGTTATTCGGCAAAAAGAAAATTCTCCAGTGCAAGCTCAGACGTATCATTTAGAGGTTGAACCAAGTAAGACCATTCTGGATTGTCTCAATCAAATTAAATGGGAGCAAGATGGTAGTTTAGCGTTTCGGAAGAATTGTCGCAATACTATCTGCGGTAGCTGTGCGATGCGCATTAACGGACGTTCAGCTTTGGCGTGCAAGGAAAATGTTGACTCCGAAGTTCAAAGACTACAAAATACTGGTGTTGAGTCTCCAGTTCCAGAAATTATTCTTGCTCCTCTAGGAAATATGCCAGTTATTAAAGACCTGGTAGTAGATATGAGTAGTTTCTGGAACCATTTAGAGGCTGTAGAACCTTATGTAAGTAGCAGCGCCAGAAAAATACCAGAACGAGAATTTTTACAAACACCACAAGAGCGATCGCGTCTCGATCAAACTGGTAATTGTATTATGTGCGGTGCTTGCTATTCAGAATGTAACGCGCGAGAAATTAATCCAGATTTTGTTGGTCCTCATGCTCTTGCCAAAGCTTATCGCATGGTAGCAGATTCTCGCGATACTCAAACTGAAGCACGTTTGGAAAATTATAATATTGGAACTCAAGGTGTCTGGGGTTGTACGCGCTGTTTGTATTGCAACAGTGTGTGCCCGATGGATGTTGCACCCTTGGATCAAATTAGCAAAATCAAACAAGAAATCTTGGCTGATCAGGAAGTACCAGATAGTATTCCCATTCGCCATCGTAAGGGATTAATTGAACTTGTAAAACAGGGTGGCTGGATTAATGAACCAAAGTTTGTTTTTCAGGTAGTCGGTGATTACTTACGCGATCTCAGAGGTTTACTACGAATTGGACCACTGGGCTTAAGAATGCTGATTCGGGGTAAATTTCCGATTCATTTTGAACCCTCAACAGGTACCGAAGAAGTGCGATCGCTCATTGAGTCAGTGCAACGAAAGAAGGGTGAGGAGTGA
- a CDS encoding AbrB family transcriptional regulator codes for MTETATAPLTGKALLQKVKELSDLPRRERAKRCGYYTVTKNKQTRVNLTDFYDALLAARGIPLSPEGPKDGRGREPTYRVSVHKNGQIVIGATYTEAMGLKPGDEFEIKLGYKHIHLIQLDSDKSANQDEDADEDEE; via the coding sequence ATGACAGAAACTGCAACTGCACCGTTAACGGGAAAAGCATTACTGCAAAAGGTAAAAGAATTATCTGACTTACCACGACGAGAAAGAGCAAAGCGCTGTGGTTATTACACAGTAACTAAGAATAAACAGACTCGCGTTAATCTCACTGATTTTTATGATGCATTATTAGCAGCTAGGGGAATTCCCCTCAGTCCAGAAGGACCAAAAGATGGACGCGGTCGCGAACCAACCTATCGTGTTAGTGTTCACAAAAATGGTCAAATTGTTATAGGTGCAACCTATACCGAAGCAATGGGACTCAAACCTGGAGATGAATTTGAAATTAAATTAGGATACAAGCACATTCACTTGATTCAGCTAGATAGTGATAAAAGTGCTAACCAGGATGAAGACGCGGATGAAGATGAAGAATAA
- a CDS encoding CPBP family intramembrane glutamic endopeptidase, protein MSLLQVISFFLTWAGCWLPIAILLLIARGWQIGTLEPAQKLPLLGSLYLLAPIILWIASLITNSSFRDYGLVWNFAILRSLSVGLAIAVLSLTILFAIQTILGWVKWQKISAQQITSVVLPTLVLALWVSATEELIFRGFVLTQLQQDYTLAIAAIISSVIFAVLHLVWEQRETVPQLFGLWLMGLVLVLARLVDDGSLGLAWGLHSGWVWAIASIDTAGILTYTGNAPEWVTGKYGKPLAGILGIFLLLATGGMLVLSFEF, encoded by the coding sequence GTGTCATTGCTACAAGTAATAAGTTTTTTTCTTACTTGGGCTGGGTGTTGGTTGCCAATAGCAATTCTGCTGTTGATCGCCCGTGGTTGGCAAATTGGAACTTTAGAACCAGCGCAGAAACTTCCCTTATTAGGCTCTCTGTATCTACTTGCTCCTATTATTCTTTGGATAGCTAGCTTAATAACAAATAGCAGTTTCCGAGATTATGGCTTAGTTTGGAATTTTGCCATTCTTCGCTCTTTGAGTGTAGGTTTAGCGATCGCAGTGCTAAGCCTAACTATTTTATTCGCAATTCAAACAATTTTGGGTTGGGTGAAATGGCAAAAAATATCTGCCCAGCAAATCACAAGTGTCGTGCTACCTACATTAGTTTTAGCGCTATGGGTAAGTGCAACAGAAGAGTTAATTTTTCGTGGTTTTGTCTTAACCCAATTACAGCAAGATTACACACTTGCGATCGCTGCGATCATTTCTAGCGTGATTTTTGCAGTACTGCATCTTGTGTGGGAACAACGCGAAACAGTACCGCAACTTTTCGGATTATGGTTGATGGGACTTGTTCTTGTGCTAGCACGACTCGTCGATGATGGAAGTTTGGGATTAGCTTGGGGATTACACAGTGGTTGGGTTTGGGCGATCGCATCTATCGACACGGCGGGGATATTAACTTACACCGGAAATGCCCCCGAATGGGTGACAGGTAAATATGGCAAACCACTAGCTGGAATACTAGGAATTTTCCTCTTACTCGCAACTGGAGGGATGTTAGTTTTGAGTTTTGAGTTTTGA